The Pseudomonas fluorescens genome includes a window with the following:
- a CDS encoding xanthine phosphoribosyltransferase, translated as MEALQQKIREQGIVLSDQVLKVDAFLNHQIDPQLMKLIGDEFAALFKDSGITKIVTIEASGIAPAIMTGLNLGVPVIFARKQQSLTLTENLLSATVYSFTKKTESTVAISPRHLTSSDRVLIIDDFLANGKASQALISIIKQAGATVAGLGIVIEKSFQGGRAELDAQGYRVESLARVKSLAGGVVTFID; from the coding sequence ATGGAAGCCCTGCAGCAGAAAATTCGTGAACAAGGCATCGTGCTTTCCGATCAGGTCCTGAAAGTCGACGCGTTCCTGAACCATCAGATCGACCCACAGTTGATGAAGCTGATCGGCGACGAATTTGCCGCGTTGTTCAAGGATTCGGGCATCACCAAGATCGTCACCATCGAAGCCTCGGGCATTGCCCCGGCGATCATGACCGGGCTGAACCTGGGCGTACCGGTGATCTTCGCCCGCAAGCAACAGTCCCTGACCCTGACGGAAAACCTGCTGTCGGCCACCGTGTATTCGTTCACCAAGAAAACCGAAAGCACCGTCGCCATCAGCCCACGTCACCTGACGAGCAGCGACCGGGTACTGATCATTGATGACTTCCTGGCCAACGGCAAAGCCTCCCAGGCGCTGATCTCCATCATCAAGCAGGCTGGCGCCACCGTGGCAGGCTTGGGGATCGTGATCGAGAAGTCGTTCCAGGGTGGTCGCGCGGAATTGGATGCCCAGGGTTATCGCGTTGAATCGTTAGCCCGGGTGAAGTCGCTGGCTGGCGGGGTCGTGACCTTTATCGATTGA
- the rep gene encoding DNA helicase Rep: MSRLNPRQQEAVNYVGGPLLVLAGAGSGKTSVITRKIAHLIQNCGIRAQYIVAMTFTNKAAREMKERVGGLLRAGEGRGLTVCTFHNLGLNIIRKEHARLGYKPGFSIFDETDVKALMTDIMQKEYSGDDGVDEIKNMIGSWKNDLILPPQALENARNPKEQTAAIVYTHYQRTLKAFNAVDFDDLILLPVKLFQDHADILEKWQNKVRYLLVDEYQDTNASQYLLVKLLIGTRNQFTVVGDDDQSIYAWRGARPENLMLLKDDYPSLKVVMLEQNYRSTSRILRCANVLISNNPHEFEKQLWSEMGHGDEIRVIRCRNEDAEAERVAMEILSLHLRTDRPYSDFAILYRGNYQAKLIELKLQHHQIPYRLSGGNSFFGRQEVKDLMAYFRLIVNPDDDNAFLRVINVPRREIGSTTLEKLGNYATERKISMYAATDEIGLGEHLDSRFTDRLARFKRFMDKVREQCAGEDPISALRSMVMDIDYENWLRTNSSSDKAADYRMSNVWFLIEALKNTLEKDEDGDMTVEDAIGKLVLRDMLERQQEEEDGAEGVQMMTLHASKGLEFPYVFIMGMEEEILPHRSSIEADTIEEERRLAYVGITRARQTLAFTFAAKRKQYGEVIDCAPSRFLDELPPDDLAWEGNDDTPTEVKVVRGNSALADIRAMLKR, encoded by the coding sequence ATGTCCCGACTCAATCCCCGGCAGCAAGAAGCCGTGAACTATGTCGGCGGCCCTCTTTTGGTGCTCGCCGGTGCAGGCTCCGGCAAGACCAGCGTAATCACCCGCAAGATCGCGCACCTGATCCAGAATTGTGGCATCCGCGCCCAGTACATCGTCGCCATGACCTTCACCAACAAGGCCGCCCGGGAAATGAAGGAACGGGTCGGCGGCCTGCTGCGCGCCGGCGAAGGCCGCGGCCTGACGGTCTGCACCTTCCACAACCTGGGCCTGAACATCATCCGCAAGGAACACGCGCGGCTGGGCTATAAGCCAGGGTTCTCGATTTTCGACGAGACCGACGTCAAGGCCCTGATGACCGACATCATGCAGAAGGAATACTCGGGCGACGACGGCGTGGACGAGATCAAGAACATGATCGGCTCGTGGAAAAACGACCTGATCCTGCCGCCACAAGCCCTGGAAAACGCCCGTAATCCCAAGGAGCAGACCGCCGCCATCGTCTACACCCACTACCAGCGCACGCTCAAGGCGTTCAACGCGGTGGACTTCGACGACCTGATCCTGTTGCCGGTCAAGCTGTTCCAGGACCACGCCGACATCCTCGAGAAATGGCAGAACAAGGTCCGCTACCTGCTGGTGGACGAATACCAGGACACCAACGCCAGCCAGTACTTGCTGGTGAAGCTGCTGATCGGTACGCGCAACCAGTTCACCGTGGTAGGCGACGACGACCAGTCGATCTATGCCTGGCGCGGCGCGCGGCCGGAAAACCTGATGCTGCTCAAGGATGACTATCCGTCGCTCAAAGTGGTGATGCTGGAGCAGAACTACCGCTCCACCAGCCGCATCCTGCGCTGTGCCAACGTGCTGATTTCCAACAACCCCCACGAGTTCGAAAAACAACTGTGGAGCGAGATGGGCCACGGCGACGAGATCCGTGTGATCCGTTGCCGCAACGAAGACGCCGAAGCCGAGCGCGTGGCCATGGAAATCCTCAGCCTGCACCTGCGCACCGACCGGCCGTACAGCGACTTCGCGATCCTGTACCGCGGCAACTACCAGGCCAAGCTGATCGAGCTGAAACTGCAGCACCACCAGATTCCTTATCGCCTGTCGGGGGGCAACAGCTTTTTCGGACGCCAGGAAGTGAAGGACCTGATGGCCTACTTCCGCCTGATCGTGAACCCGGACGACGACAACGCCTTCCTGCGGGTGATCAACGTGCCGCGCCGGGAAATCGGTTCGACCACCCTGGAAAAACTCGGCAACTACGCCACCGAGCGCAAGATCTCGATGTACGCCGCCACCGACGAAATCGGCCTGGGCGAGCACCTGGACAGCCGCTTCACCGACCGCCTGGCGCGCTTCAAGCGCTTCATGGACAAGGTTCGCGAACAGTGCGCCGGGGAAGATCCGATTTCAGCACTGCGCAGCATGGTCATGGACATCGACTACGAAAACTGGCTGCGTACCAACAGCTCCAGCGACAAGGCCGCCGACTACCGCATGAGCAACGTCTGGTTCCTGATCGAGGCGTTGAAGAACACCCTGGAAAAAGACGAAGACGGCGACATGACCGTCGAGGACGCCATCGGCAAACTCGTGCTGCGGGACATGCTCGAACGCCAGCAAGAAGAGGAAGACGGCGCCGAAGGCGTGCAGATGATGACGCTGCACGCCTCCAAGGGCCTGGAATTCCCCTACGTGTTCATCATGGGCATGGAAGAAGAAATCCTGCCGCACCGCTCCAGCATCGAGGCCGACACCATCGAGGAAGAACGGCGCCTGGCCTACGTCGGCATTACCCGGGCACGCCAGACGCTGGCCTTCACCTTTGCCGCCAAGCGCAAGCAATACGGCGAAGTGATCGACTGCGCCCCCAGCCGCTTTCTCGATGAGCTGCCGCCCGACGACCTGGCCTGGGAAGGCAACGACGACACGCCGACGGAAGTCAAAGTCGTTCGCGGCAACAGCGCCCTGGCGGATATACGCGCGATGCTAAAGCGCTAG
- a CDS encoding putative bifunctional diguanylate cyclase/phosphodiesterase: protein MSTPVEPLRLLLLAQEPAWSAILRECLAPLGPSVVLISAPSWESVSSLFEDNRNAVLLTVTALQPAPGRCSLPTILLLEHEPAVAPDGVSDWLVRDVLDSATLRRCLRHVRERGVLENTLQRLAEQDPLTGIANRQGFQTLLAARLAENDGRGLALGHLDLDNFRHANDALGHQAGDRLILQVVSRLKSSLEAGDQLARLGSDEFALLIDTRRAPQRAEWMAERITEALAEPYWVDGESLLIGCSLGVAHARAQAGADPLMWHAHIAMQQAKSTQGCTFHIFNERINRNARSLADLESELRRALRRDELELHYQPRLNLDGGHIVGLEALVRWRHGERGLLPPSEFVPLAEQSGLIVPLGYWVISRALRDMQALRERGLAPLHMAVNLSFRQFQDSQLLPTLSRLIAERGVEAQWLEFELTETAVMRRSELVKQTMDALGRLGVRFSLDDFGTGFSSFVHLNSLPIALLKIDKSFVGGMEQREENRKLVHAMINLAHNLNLEVVAEGVETQEQLDLLRGFGCDQVQGFLISKPLPLPELVEYLMFEGDQQSMLEIS from the coding sequence TTGTCAACGCCTGTCGAACCCTTGCGTTTGCTGTTATTGGCCCAAGAGCCTGCGTGGTCAGCAATATTGCGCGAGTGCCTGGCGCCCTTGGGGCCCTCGGTCGTGTTGATCAGCGCCCCGAGCTGGGAGTCGGTCAGCAGCCTGTTCGAAGATAATCGCAACGCGGTGTTGCTGACCGTTACGGCGTTGCAGCCGGCGCCGGGCCGTTGCAGCCTGCCGACGATCCTGTTGCTTGAGCACGAGCCGGCGGTTGCCCCCGACGGTGTCAGCGACTGGTTGGTGCGTGATGTCCTCGACAGCGCGACCCTGCGTCGTTGCCTGCGCCATGTGCGCGAACGCGGCGTGCTGGAAAACACCTTGCAGCGCCTCGCCGAACAGGACCCGTTGACGGGCATCGCCAATCGCCAGGGTTTCCAGACGCTGCTGGCGGCGCGCCTGGCGGAAAACGACGGCCGTGGCCTGGCGCTCGGTCACCTGGACCTGGACAACTTTCGTCACGCCAACGACGCCCTCGGTCACCAGGCCGGTGACCGCTTGATCCTGCAAGTGGTGTCGCGGCTCAAGAGCTCGCTCGAGGCCGGCGATCAATTGGCGCGGTTGGGCAGTGATGAATTTGCCCTGCTGATCGACACCCGCCGCGCACCACAGCGGGCCGAGTGGATGGCCGAGCGTATTACCGAAGCCTTGGCCGAACCCTATTGGGTGGACGGTGAAAGCCTGCTGATCGGCTGCAGCCTGGGCGTTGCCCATGCTCGCGCCCAGGCCGGCGCCGATCCGCTGATGTGGCACGCCCACATCGCCATGCAGCAGGCCAAGAGCACCCAGGGCTGCACCTTTCATATCTTCAACGAGCGCATCAATCGCAACGCCCGCAGCCTCGCCGACCTGGAAAGCGAACTGCGCCGGGCACTGCGCCGTGACGAGTTGGAACTGCATTACCAGCCACGGCTGAACCTCGATGGCGGCCACATTGTCGGCCTCGAAGCGTTGGTACGCTGGCGTCACGGCGAACGTGGCTTGCTGCCACCGAGTGAGTTCGTGCCGCTGGCCGAACAGAGCGGCCTGATCGTGCCGCTGGGCTACTGGGTGATTTCCCGGGCGCTGCGGGACATGCAGGCCCTGCGCGAGCGTGGGCTGGCGCCGTTGCACATGGCGGTCAACCTGTCGTTCCGGCAGTTCCAGGACAGCCAGTTGCTGCCGACCCTGAGCCGGCTGATTGCCGAGCGGGGTGTCGAGGCGCAATGGCTGGAGTTCGAACTCACCGAAACCGCCGTCATGCGCCGCAGCGAACTGGTCAAGCAGACCATGGATGCCCTGGGCCGCCTGGGGGTGCGCTTCTCCCTGGACGACTTCGGCACCGGCTTCTCCTCGTTCGTGCACCTCAACAGCCTGCCGATCGCCTTGCTCAAGATCGACAAGAGCTTCGTCGGTGGCATGGAGCAGCGCGAAGAGAACCGCAAACTGGTGCACGCGATGATCAACCTGGCGCACAACCTCAATCTGGAAGTGGTGGCCGAAGGTGTGGAAACCCAGGAACAACTGGACCTGCTACGCGGCTTCGGTTGCGACCAGGTGCAGGGTTTCCTGATCAGCAAGCCGTTGCCGTTGCCGGAGTTGGTTGAGTACTTGATGTTCGAGGGTGATCAGCAGTCGATGCTGGAAATCAGCTGA
- a CDS encoding NorM family multidrug efflux MATE transporter: MRHPVRTELWALLRLAGPLIASQLAHMLMVLTDTVMMARLSPEALAGGGLGAATYSFVSIFCIGVIAAVGTLVAIRQGAGDVEGATRLTQAGLWLAWLMALMAGLLLWNLKPVLLMFGQTETNVLSAGQFLLALPFALPGYLSFMALRGFTSAIGRATPVMVISLGGTVANFLLNYALITGMFGLPKLGLMGIGLVTAIVANCMALALAWHIHRHPAYRAYPLLEGLSRPNRQYLKELWRLGLPIGGTYAVEVGLFAFAALCMGTMGSTSLAAHQIALQIVSVAFMVPAGMSYAITMRIGQHYGAGQLLMARLAGRVGIGFGAAAMLAFAMVFWLLPHQLVGLFLDHDDPAFRDVINLAVSLLAVAAWFELFDGTQTIAMGCIRGLKDAKTTFLVGLGCYWLIGAPAAWWMAFHLNWGPTGVWWGLALGLACAAVSLTAAFEWKMKRMIRSEPGRQRFEAIQAK, from the coding sequence ATGCGGCATCCGGTGCGTACCGAACTCTGGGCCCTCCTGCGGCTGGCGGGGCCGTTGATTGCCTCGCAGTTGGCGCACATGCTGATGGTGCTCACCGACACCGTGATGATGGCGCGCCTGAGCCCCGAAGCCTTGGCCGGCGGCGGGCTTGGGGCGGCCACCTATTCGTTCGTGTCGATCTTCTGCATCGGCGTGATCGCTGCGGTGGGCACGCTGGTCGCGATCCGCCAGGGCGCAGGCGATGTCGAAGGCGCCACCCGGTTGACCCAGGCCGGGTTATGGCTGGCCTGGCTGATGGCGCTGATGGCCGGGTTGCTGTTGTGGAATCTCAAACCAGTGCTGCTGATGTTCGGCCAGACCGAAACCAACGTGCTGTCCGCCGGACAGTTCCTGCTGGCGCTGCCGTTCGCCCTGCCCGGCTACTTGAGCTTCATGGCCCTGCGCGGTTTCACCAGCGCCATTGGCCGGGCCACACCGGTCATGGTGATCAGCCTCGGCGGCACCGTGGCCAACTTCCTGCTCAATTACGCGCTCATCACCGGAATGTTCGGCCTGCCGAAACTCGGCCTGATGGGGATTGGCCTGGTCACGGCTATCGTTGCCAACTGCATGGCCCTGGCGCTGGCCTGGCATATCCATCGGCACCCGGCCTACCGCGCCTATCCGTTGCTCGAAGGCCTGTCGCGGCCCAATCGCCAGTACCTCAAGGAACTGTGGCGCCTGGGCCTGCCGATTGGCGGCACCTACGCGGTGGAGGTCGGGCTGTTTGCGTTCGCCGCGCTGTGCATGGGCACCATGGGCAGCACGTCGTTGGCAGCCCACCAGATCGCGCTGCAAATCGTCTCGGTGGCGTTCATGGTGCCGGCCGGGATGTCCTACGCCATCACCATGCGCATCGGCCAGCACTACGGTGCCGGGCAACTGCTGATGGCACGCCTGGCCGGTCGGGTCGGGATTGGCTTTGGCGCGGCCGCCATGCTGGCGTTCGCCATGGTGTTCTGGCTGCTGCCCCATCAATTGGTCGGCTTGTTCCTGGACCACGACGACCCGGCGTTCCGCGATGTGATCAACCTGGCTGTGAGCCTGCTGGCGGTGGCTGCATGGTTCGAGCTGTTCGATGGCACGCAAACCATCGCCATGGGCTGCATTCGCGGGCTCAAGGACGCCAAGACCACCTTCCTGGTGGGCCTGGGTTGCTATTGGCTGATCGGCGCGCCGGCGGCGTGGTGGATGGCGTTCCACCTGAACTGGGGGCCGACTGGCGTCTGGTGGGGCCTGGCCCTGGGGCTGGCCTGCGCGGCCGTGAGCCTGACAGCGGCGTTTGAATGGAAGATGAAGCGGATGATTCGCAGTGAGCCCGGACGGCAGCGTTTCGAGGCCATCCAGGCCAAGTGA
- a CDS encoding LysR substrate-binding domain-containing protein has protein sequence MSRRLPPLYALRAFEAAARYSSFTRAAEELSITQSAVSRHIRTLEDHFACRLFLRSGRNLQLTEAARLLLPGVREGFMALERACHTLHGEDGILRMKAPSTLTMRWLLARLSRFRHLQPGNEVQLTSAWMDVDSVDFNVEPFDCAVLLGNGHFPADWEASLLFPEELIPVGAPNLLNDQPWDVARLASAELLHPTPDRRDWRNWLQRMGLSDKVSLKGGQVFDTLELGMIAAARGYGVSMGDLLMVAEDVAQGRLSLPWPTAVASGEHYYLVWPKTRPGGERLRRLSDFLQGEVKAMQLPDVQRLG, from the coding sequence ATGTCTCGTCGTCTTCCTCCTCTTTATGCGCTGCGGGCATTCGAAGCCGCGGCGCGCTACAGCTCGTTCACCCGCGCCGCTGAAGAGCTGTCGATCACCCAGAGCGCCGTCAGCCGGCACATTCGCACGCTGGAAGATCACTTTGCCTGTCGGCTGTTCTTGCGCAGCGGCCGTAACCTGCAATTGACCGAGGCCGCACGGTTGCTGTTGCCGGGCGTACGTGAGGGCTTCATGGCGCTGGAGCGGGCTTGCCATACCTTGCATGGTGAGGACGGCATCCTGCGCATGAAGGCGCCTTCCACGCTGACCATGCGCTGGTTGTTGGCGCGCTTGAGTCGCTTCCGGCATTTGCAGCCCGGCAACGAGGTGCAACTGACCAGTGCCTGGATGGACGTCGACTCGGTGGACTTCAACGTCGAGCCCTTCGATTGCGCCGTGCTACTGGGCAACGGGCATTTTCCGGCAGACTGGGAGGCCAGTTTGCTGTTTCCCGAGGAATTGATCCCGGTGGGCGCGCCGAACCTGTTGAACGACCAGCCCTGGGATGTGGCGCGGTTGGCCAGCGCTGAATTGCTGCACCCCACGCCGGATCGCCGGGACTGGCGCAATTGGCTGCAACGCATGGGGCTGTCCGACAAGGTCTCGCTCAAAGGGGGGCAGGTGTTCGATACCCTGGAGCTGGGCATGATCGCGGCAGCACGCGGCTATGGGGTCTCCATGGGCGATCTGCTGATGGTGGCTGAAGACGTCGCCCAGGGGCGCCTGAGCCTGCCATGGCCGACGGCTGTCGCCAGCGGTGAACACTATTACCTGGTCTGGCCGAAAACCCGGCCGGGAGGTGAACGTTTGCGCCGGCTCAGCGACTTCCTCCAAGGTGAGGTGAAGGCCATGCAATTACCTGATGTGCAGCGTCTGGGCTGA
- a CDS encoding methyl-accepting chemotaxis protein, with translation MSQPRARIASQLGLALAVILAVVISGSTVFALRSLDAANLATREEHLASEARLMADQLNTFHGTLRESTQRLAGLFEKRFSAGLSVHPDQPVTVAGVQTPGLNLGSEVLNNNFKEVDDFKAMTAGVATVFVRSGDDFIRVSTSVSKQDGTRAIGTVLDRAGPAYGPVISGQSYIGRALLFGRFYMSQYTPVRDSSGKIIAVLYVGFDYTDAQNAQFENLKRFRIGQTGSLALLDEQNKWLVPPAGVQALDNATATITGLIKKPGKGAFWTDTAEDFYSVAVPFEGGPWAVVASMPKTEIRAVTWSVGTQLAIGSLLAMLLAVGSAMWLLRSKLAPLGDLVRQAEALGAGDLSVRLNVSSHDEIGQLARAFNQMSQALSTMVEHIRKASQEVNSRAQALSGLSSGAYEGMEQQSGEITSMAGAVEEFSATSLNIADNMGNTERLAQENAQQTRIGRTSMDEASSSLEQIAGALNSTATVINTLGQRSQEIGGIVGVITSIAEQTNLLALNAAIEAARAGEQGRGFAVVADEVRSLASRTRQATDEISSMINSIQQETGNAISTMEQGNLLMQEGLSRNANVATALARIDEQSRSAGQQFAAITTATQEQSSTATLLSSNLQSIAMANSEQREVVSNLALTAKELEKLAQDLRQEVDRFR, from the coding sequence ATGTCTCAACCCCGTGCCCGGATCGCCTCACAGCTAGGCCTTGCCCTCGCTGTGATATTGGCGGTCGTGATCTCCGGCAGTACCGTCTTCGCCTTGCGTTCGCTGGACGCTGCCAACCTCGCCACCCGTGAAGAACACCTGGCCAGCGAAGCGCGCCTGATGGCCGATCAGCTCAATACGTTCCACGGTACCTTGCGCGAGAGTACCCAGCGCTTGGCCGGCCTGTTCGAAAAGCGCTTCAGCGCGGGCCTGAGCGTGCATCCAGACCAGCCGGTGACAGTGGCGGGCGTGCAAACCCCAGGCTTGAACCTGGGTAGCGAAGTGTTGAACAACAACTTCAAGGAAGTGGACGACTTCAAAGCGATGACAGCCGGGGTCGCCACGGTATTCGTGCGCAGCGGCGACGATTTCATCCGCGTCAGTACTTCCGTCAGCAAACAGGACGGTACGCGGGCCATCGGCACTGTGCTCGACCGCGCCGGTCCCGCCTACGGCCCGGTGATCAGCGGGCAGAGCTACATTGGTCGGGCCCTGCTTTTCGGGCGCTTCTACATGTCGCAGTACACGCCGGTACGCGACAGCAGCGGCAAGATCATTGCCGTGTTGTACGTAGGCTTCGACTACACCGATGCGCAGAACGCGCAGTTCGAGAACCTCAAGCGCTTCCGTATCGGCCAGACCGGTTCCCTGGCGCTGCTGGACGAACAAAACAAATGGCTGGTACCGCCGGCCGGCGTTCAGGCGCTGGACAACGCTACCGCAACCATCACGGGCCTGATCAAAAAGCCGGGCAAAGGCGCGTTCTGGACCGATACCGCCGAAGACTTCTACAGCGTTGCCGTACCGTTCGAAGGTGGGCCGTGGGCGGTGGTGGCGAGCATGCCCAAAACCGAGATTCGTGCCGTGACCTGGAGCGTCGGTACGCAACTGGCCATTGGCAGCCTGCTGGCGATGTTGTTGGCGGTCGGCTCGGCGATGTGGTTGCTGCGCAGCAAACTGGCGCCGCTCGGGGACCTGGTGCGCCAGGCCGAAGCCTTGGGCGCCGGTGACCTGAGCGTGCGCCTGAACGTGTCGAGCCATGATGAGATCGGTCAGTTGGCCCGTGCCTTCAACCAGATGAGCCAGGCCTTGTCGACCATGGTTGAGCACATCCGCAAGGCCTCCCAGGAGGTCAACAGCCGTGCCCAGGCGCTGTCCGGGTTGTCCAGCGGGGCGTATGAAGGCATGGAGCAGCAATCCGGCGAAATCACCAGCATGGCCGGCGCGGTGGAAGAGTTCAGTGCGACCTCATTGAACATTGCCGACAACATGGGCAACACCGAGCGCCTGGCCCAGGAAAACGCCCAGCAAACCCGCATTGGCCGAACCTCGATGGACGAAGCGTCGTCGTCCCTGGAGCAAATTGCCGGTGCGCTGAACAGCACGGCCACGGTCATCAATACCTTGGGCCAGCGCTCCCAGGAAATCGGCGGCATCGTGGGTGTGATCACCTCGATCGCCGAGCAGACCAACCTGCTGGCCTTGAACGCCGCCATCGAAGCCGCCCGCGCAGGCGAGCAGGGCCGTGGTTTCGCCGTGGTGGCCGATGAAGTCCGCAGCCTGGCTTCCCGTACTCGCCAGGCTACTGACGAAATTTCCAGCATGATCAATAGCATCCAGCAGGAAACCGGCAATGCCATCAGCACGATGGAGCAGGGCAACCTGTTGATGCAGGAAGGCCTGTCGCGCAACGCCAACGTGGCCACGGCCCTGGCCCGAATCGATGAGCAGAGCCGTTCGGCGGGCCAGCAGTTTGCGGCGATCACCACCGCCACACAGGAACAAAGCAGCACTGCGACCCTGCTCAGCAGTAACCTGCAAAGCATCGCCATGGCCAACAGCGAACAGCGCGAAGTGGTCTCGAACCTGGCACTCACCGCCAAGGAACTGGAGAAACTGGCCCAGGACCTGCGCCAAGAGGTTGATCGGTTCCGCTGA
- a CDS encoding aldose 1-epimerase family protein yields MTPLKLLITLGALGAASQAMAWDYVLLDTDKAAQPWQITSQQLGVKTGKPFSVTMRTLHGGRQEGVSIVDIDNGTLKLSVVPTRGMNVLQASVGNVRMGWDSPVKEVVNPAFIELNGRGGLGWLEGFNELVTRCGYEWVGHPGMDNGELLTLHGRAANIPANKVTLHIDEKPPYAITLRGELKEQAFKKVDFSVQTELVTEPGSVTFALSDTLTNNGDYPKEYQALYHSNFSTPFLEQGARFAAPVKQVSPFNDKAKGDLPDWQTYRAPTKDYDETVYNVVPYADAKGDTLTVLHNKAGSLGVSVGFNTGTLPVFSLWKNTDTQGQGYVTGLEPGTSFSYNRRYQRPLGLVPTIGPKEHKQFQIHYSLLADKGAVDKALKRIDAIQNGQKTEVRDTPLVDLTKP; encoded by the coding sequence ATGACTCCGCTCAAACTCCTCATCACCCTTGGCGCCTTGGGCGCTGCCTCCCAGGCGATGGCTTGGGACTACGTCCTGCTGGATACGGATAAAGCCGCTCAACCCTGGCAAATCACCAGCCAGCAACTCGGTGTGAAAACCGGCAAGCCCTTTTCCGTGACGATGCGCACCCTGCACGGCGGCCGGCAGGAAGGCGTCAGCATTGTCGACATCGACAATGGCACCCTGAAGCTTTCAGTCGTCCCGACCCGTGGCATGAACGTGCTGCAGGCTTCGGTCGGGAATGTGCGCATGGGTTGGGATTCGCCCGTCAAGGAAGTGGTCAACCCGGCGTTCATCGAACTCAACGGTCGAGGCGGGCTGGGCTGGCTCGAAGGGTTCAACGAGCTGGTCACCCGTTGCGGCTACGAGTGGGTCGGCCATCCCGGCATGGACAATGGTGAGCTGCTGACCCTGCATGGTCGCGCCGCTAATATTCCTGCCAACAAAGTCACGTTGCACATTGATGAAAAACCGCCTTACGCCATCACCCTGCGGGGCGAGTTGAAGGAGCAGGCGTTCAAGAAGGTCGACTTTTCGGTACAGACCGAGCTGGTCACCGAGCCCGGCAGTGTGACGTTCGCGCTCAGCGACACACTGACCAACAACGGCGATTACCCGAAGGAATACCAAGCGCTCTACCACAGCAATTTCAGCACGCCTTTCCTGGAGCAGGGCGCTCGTTTCGCGGCACCGGTCAAGCAGGTCTCGCCGTTCAACGACAAGGCCAAGGGCGATTTGCCGGATTGGCAAACCTACCGAGCCCCGACCAAGGATTATGACGAAACTGTCTATAACGTCGTGCCCTATGCTGACGCCAAGGGCGACACCCTCACCGTGCTGCACAACAAGGCCGGCAGCCTCGGTGTGTCGGTAGGCTTCAACACCGGTACGCTGCCCGTGTTCTCCCTGTGGAAAAATACCGATACCCAAGGCCAGGGCTACGTGACCGGGTTGGAACCGGGCACCAGTTTTTCCTATAACCGCCGGTATCAGCGGCCACTGGGCCTGGTGCCCACGATCGGGCCGAAAGAGCACAAGCAGTTCCAGATCCACTACAGCCTGTTGGCGGACAAGGGCGCTGTGGATAAGGCGCTCAAGCGCATCGATGCGATCCAGAACGGTCAAAAGACCGAAGTGCGCGATACGCCGCTGGTGGACCTGACCAAGCCGTGA